The following are encoded in a window of Armatimonadota bacterium genomic DNA:
- a CDS encoding GNAT family N-acetyltransferase: MKLHPVQAGDARFREWLSRYREEITGEAPTDVFLNKYLKALFSPVNKRRHVWWAVDGGRKVGFVVAATGRHWADRSRTHAQIGEFFIHPQYRREGLGRRLAQTVIEWLKSEGVDEIQSGVIAGNLRGLRFWEAMGFQIARYSLVYRPDRPREPDEDD; encoded by the coding sequence ATGAAGCTGCATCCTGTCCAGGCGGGTGATGCCCGCTTCCGCGAATGGCTGAGCCGATACCGGGAGGAGATCACCGGTGAGGCGCCCACCGACGTGTTCCTGAACAAGTACCTCAAGGCGCTGTTTTCTCCTGTGAACAAGCGCCGGCACGTCTGGTGGGCGGTTGACGGCGGCCGCAAGGTCGGGTTTGTCGTTGCCGCTACGGGCAGACACTGGGCCGACCGCTCCCGCACCCACGCCCAGATCGGTGAGTTCTTCATCCATCCGCAGTACCGCCGCGAAGGACTGGGCCGGCGCCTGGCCCAGACGGTCATCGAGTGGCTGAAGTCCGAAGGCGTGGACGAGATTCAGTCAGGGGTGATCGCCGGCAACCTCAGGGGCCTTCGGTTCTGGGAGGCCATGGGGTTTCAGATCGCGCGCTACTCCCTGGTGTACCGCCCGGACCGGCCTCGCGAGCCCGACGAGGACGACTGA
- a CDS encoding methylmalonyl-CoA mutase: MNDGKPRPDSSAELGEPGAFPYTRGIHPTMYRGRLWTMRQYAGYGTAEETNRRFRYLLDQGQTGLSVAFDLPTQMGYDSDHTLALPEIGRVGVAVDSLADMEVLFQGIPLDRVSTSMTINATAAILLAMYVAVAERQGVPSGSVDGTTQNDILKEYIARGTYIFPPAPSLRLVTDSMAFCAHHLPRWNPISISGYHIREAGATAVQEVAFTLANGLTYLQAAVDAGLGPDQVAPSFSFFFAAQMNLLEEVAKFRAARRLWARLVRDRFDPQNPRSMMLRFHTQTAGAALTAQQPDNNVVRVAIQALAAVLGGTQSLHTNSRDEALALPSEDSALLALRTQQIIAHESGIASVVDPLGGSFAVEQLTGEIEEQALARISQIEAFGGVLRAIQTGLIQREISESAYQEAQAIERGDKIVVGMNRYQSDSPVKKELQRLDPQTAARQIARLNEVRAGRDGAAALALKRLRDEARGSGNLMQPILEAVRAYATVGEICDVLRAVFGTYRPPAVV, from the coding sequence ATGAACGACGGGAAGCCGCGCCCCGACTCCAGCGCCGAGCTGGGCGAGCCCGGCGCCTTCCCGTACACCCGCGGCATCCACCCGACGATGTACCGGGGCCGGCTCTGGACGATGCGCCAGTACGCGGGCTACGGCACCGCGGAGGAGACCAACCGCCGCTTCCGGTACCTGCTGGATCAGGGACAGACCGGTCTGTCGGTCGCCTTCGATTTGCCCACGCAGATGGGCTATGACTCGGATCACACGCTGGCGCTCCCGGAAATCGGCCGGGTTGGCGTAGCCGTTGACTCGCTCGCGGACATGGAGGTCCTGTTCCAGGGGATCCCGCTGGACCGCGTCTCCACCTCGATGACGATCAACGCCACGGCGGCGATCCTGCTGGCGATGTACGTGGCAGTGGCCGAGCGGCAGGGAGTGCCCTCCGGCAGCGTGGACGGCACCACCCAGAACGACATCCTCAAGGAGTACATCGCGCGGGGAACCTACATCTTTCCGCCCGCGCCGTCACTGCGCCTGGTGACCGACTCGATGGCCTTCTGCGCGCACCACCTGCCCCGCTGGAACCCGATCAGCATCAGCGGCTACCACATTCGCGAGGCCGGCGCCACCGCGGTGCAGGAGGTGGCGTTCACGCTGGCCAACGGCCTGACCTACCTGCAGGCGGCGGTGGACGCTGGCCTGGGCCCAGACCAGGTCGCGCCCTCGTTCTCGTTCTTCTTCGCGGCGCAGATGAATCTGCTGGAAGAGGTTGCGAAGTTCAGGGCGGCACGACGGCTGTGGGCGCGGCTCGTGCGGGACCGCTTCGACCCGCAGAACCCGCGCTCGATGATGCTGCGGTTCCACACACAGACCGCCGGCGCGGCGCTGACCGCGCAGCAGCCCGACAACAACGTGGTGCGGGTCGCGATCCAGGCCCTGGCCGCGGTGCTGGGCGGCACCCAGTCGCTGCACACCAACTCCCGCGACGAGGCGCTGGCGCTGCCCAGTGAGGACTCGGCCCTGCTGGCCCTGCGCACCCAGCAGATCATCGCGCACGAGAGCGGGATTGCCTCTGTCGTGGATCCGCTCGGCGGCTCCTTCGCCGTGGAGCAACTGACCGGCGAGATCGAGGAGCAGGCCCTGGCGCGGATCTCGCAGATCGAGGCCTTCGGCGGGGTGCTGCGCGCGATACAGACGGGGCTGATCCAGCGCGAGATCTCGGAGAGCGCCTACCAGGAAGCTCAGGCGATCGAGCGCGGGGACAAGATCGTAGTGGGCATGAACCGATACCAATCCGACAGCCCGGTCAAGAAGGAACTCCAGCGCCTGGATCCGCAGACCGCGGCACGCCAGATCGCGCGCCTGAACGAGGTGCGCGCGGGACGCGACGGCGCCGCCGCCCTTGCGCTGAAACGCCTGCGTGACGAAGCACGCGGATCAGGCAACCTGATGCAGCCCATCCTGGAAGCAGTGCGGGCCTACGCCACCGTCGGTGAGATCTGCGATGTCCTGCGGGCGGTGTTCGGGACCTACCGGCCGCCGGCAGTGGTGTGA
- the rsmA gene encoding 16S rRNA (adenine(1518)-N(6)/adenine(1519)-N(6))-dimethyltransferase RsmA, translating to MDLVTPSGLRAALSAAGLRLRTSRGQHFLVSRHVLDRILSLAGIEPGEAILEIGAGVGTLTVALARSGARVTAVEVDGRFIPVLHAVCAPYPNVRIVHGDAMTLTPEMLTEAPDAVVANLPYAIASPLLINLLEAGLGRRFVVMVQREVAGRIVASPGGKSYGLLSVAVQARAGAAIVARVPRSAFFPPPEVDSAIVRLEVREEPAVPRPLMPVLMAVARAAFGQRRKMLRSALQSVRGTRLPAAAVEDLCRAAGVDPRRRGESLSLSEFSLLARALGDRE from the coding sequence CTGGACCTGGTCACGCCGTCGGGGCTCCGCGCGGCCCTGTCCGCGGCAGGCCTGCGCCTCCGCACTTCGCGCGGCCAGCACTTCCTTGTTAGCCGCCACGTGCTGGACCGGATCCTGTCCTTGGCCGGGATCGAGCCCGGCGAGGCCATCCTGGAGATAGGCGCAGGCGTCGGCACCCTCACCGTGGCGCTGGCGCGCTCCGGCGCGCGGGTCACCGCGGTGGAGGTGGACGGCAGGTTCATCCCGGTATTGCATGCGGTCTGCGCTCCCTACCCCAACGTCCGCATCGTACACGGTGACGCCATGACCCTGACCCCGGAGATGCTCACGGAGGCGCCGGATGCGGTCGTGGCCAACCTGCCCTACGCCATCGCCTCGCCGTTGCTGATCAACCTCCTGGAGGCCGGGCTCGGCCGCCGGTTCGTCGTGATGGTTCAGCGCGAGGTGGCCGGCCGCATCGTCGCTTCCCCCGGCGGCAAGTCCTACGGCCTGCTCTCGGTGGCGGTACAGGCACGAGCAGGCGCGGCCATCGTCGCCCGGGTCCCCCGGTCGGCTTTCTTCCCGCCGCCAGAGGTGGACTCGGCCATCGTCCGGTTGGAAGTGCGGGAAGAGCCCGCGGTGCCGCGGCCGCTGATGCCGGTGCTGATGGCCGTTGCCCGTGCCGCGTTCGGTCAGCGCCGGAAGATGCTGCGCTCGGCGTTGCAGTCCGTCCGGGGAACGCGCCTGCCCGCGGCCGCTGTCGAGGATCTCTGCCGGGCAGCCGGGGTTGACCCGCGGCGTCGGGGGGAGAGCCTTTCGCTCTCTGAGTTCTCCCTCCTGGCACGCGCTCTCGGCGACAGGGAGTGA
- a CDS encoding ATP-grasp domain-containing protein, with amino-acid sequence MPCRLLVANRGEIAVRIVRACRDLGIEPVAVYAPVDAGAPHVRLAADALPLPGDSPAEGYLNGPYLVELAQRCGATAIHPGYGFLSENPSFAAACEAAGIAYVGPPASVLEMCGDKAATRAAVASAGVPVLPGSGTVDDAEALSAAEQVGFPLLIKAAGGGGGKGIHLVRSPEDLPAAMRLARGEAQTAFGDPRVYLEKWVERPRHVEVQILADYAGGVIHLGERACSVQRRHQKLIEEAPAPGVSPYLRGALLESAVRVARALGYRNAGTVEFLLDGDAFFFIEVNARLQVEHPVTEMVAGVDIVAAQLAMAGGEPIPFAQEEVRHDGWAIECRISAEDPHGGFLPSLGRIDGVVEPQGPGIRVDSGFRAGCTVSRHYDPLLSKVVAWGRDRAEAIARMRRALAEYAISGVDTTIPFHRWALEQPAFLDGAYDVRLAEEWDGAAPSQEAERLAAAAAAAWLRRKAAASVLVSDGPAARPASRWIAAAREEGLR; translated from the coding sequence CTGCCCTGCCGCCTGCTGGTCGCCAACCGCGGCGAGATAGCCGTGCGCATCGTGCGCGCCTGCCGCGATCTTGGGATCGAGCCGGTGGCCGTCTATGCGCCCGTGGACGCCGGAGCCCCGCATGTCCGCCTGGCCGCCGATGCCCTGCCGTTACCTGGTGACTCGCCGGCCGAGGGCTACCTGAACGGTCCCTATCTGGTGGAACTCGCGCAGAGGTGCGGCGCCACAGCGATCCATCCCGGGTATGGATTCCTCTCGGAGAACCCGTCCTTTGCTGCGGCCTGCGAGGCGGCGGGCATCGCGTATGTCGGCCCGCCCGCCTCGGTGCTGGAGATGTGCGGGGACAAGGCCGCGACCAGGGCGGCCGTGGCATCGGCAGGAGTCCCGGTGCTGCCGGGATCAGGAACGGTGGACGATGCCGAGGCCCTGAGCGCGGCCGAGCAAGTTGGTTTCCCGCTGCTAATCAAGGCAGCCGGCGGCGGTGGCGGCAAGGGGATTCACCTCGTGCGCTCGCCAGAGGATCTGCCCGCCGCCATGCGGCTGGCCAGGGGTGAGGCACAGACCGCCTTCGGGGATCCCCGGGTCTATCTCGAGAAATGGGTGGAGCGGCCGAGGCACGTAGAGGTGCAGATCCTGGCGGACTATGCCGGAGGTGTGATCCATCTGGGTGAACGCGCCTGCTCGGTGCAGCGCCGCCACCAGAAACTCATCGAGGAGGCACCGGCTCCAGGCGTCTCCCCTTATCTGCGCGGCGCGCTGCTGGAGTCGGCGGTCCGCGTGGCGCGCGCGCTGGGCTACCGCAACGCCGGCACAGTGGAGTTCCTCCTGGACGGCGATGCGTTCTTCTTCATCGAGGTCAACGCCCGACTCCAGGTGGAACATCCGGTGACCGAGATGGTCGCGGGAGTGGACATCGTGGCCGCCCAGCTTGCAATGGCCGGAGGTGAGCCCATCCCGTTCGCGCAGGAAGAGGTGCGCCACGATGGCTGGGCGATAGAGTGCCGCATCAGCGCCGAAGACCCTCACGGTGGATTCCTGCCTTCGCTCGGGCGGATTGACGGCGTGGTAGAGCCCCAGGGCCCGGGCATCCGGGTAGACAGCGGGTTCCGGGCCGGGTGCACGGTGTCCCGGCACTACGATCCACTGCTGTCGAAGGTCGTGGCCTGGGGCCGCGATCGGGCCGAGGCGATCGCCCGCATGCGGCGGGCGCTCGCCGAGTACGCCATCTCGGGCGTGGACACGACGATCCCGTTTCATCGGTGGGCCCTGGAGCAGCCGGCCTTCCTGGACGGGGCCTACGACGTGCGGCTTGCCGAGGAGTGGGACGGCGCCGCACCATCACAGGAAGCGGAGCGCCTGGCCGCGGCGGCAGCGGCTGCCTGGCTCCGGCGAAAGGCAGCGGCGTCCGTGCTTGTATCTGACGGCCCTGCCGCCAGGCCCGCGTCCAGGTGGATTGCCGCTGCGAGGGAAGAGGGCCTCAGGTGA
- a CDS encoding DUF348 domain-containing protein encodes MRPLMSRRVLATFVTAASLAVGAVSLAQRPLIVAIAAEAGVRKVWTHQPTVGSALAEAGIAVRPYDRVNPGIAEPLASEMTIRIRRAFPVTLIVDGRTLQVMTASESVEEFLAERHGGVRLRPRDRVHPPMDTRLWSGAVVRVVRINTLLVTREERLPFARLIRPDATLPRGMTRLVQAGRPGTRMLRIAVTTADGRVVDRQVIGNVLARPPQDQISQVGTRRIIATRGEFAGKEIVHMEATGYAPWHGKGVDGTTAIGMRAGFGVVAVDPRVIPLRSELFIEGYGRAIAGDTGGAIKGHRIDLGFNTARQAYQFGRRPVRVYILSVPPPRRK; translated from the coding sequence ATGCGCCCCTTGATGTCTCGCCGGGTGCTGGCGACGTTCGTGACGGCCGCATCGCTCGCGGTCGGAGCTGTCTCTCTGGCGCAGCGCCCCTTGATCGTGGCCATTGCAGCAGAGGCGGGCGTCCGGAAGGTATGGACGCACCAGCCCACGGTGGGAAGCGCCCTCGCGGAAGCAGGCATCGCGGTCAGGCCCTATGATCGGGTCAATCCCGGGATTGCCGAACCGCTTGCCTCGGAGATGACGATCCGTATCAGGCGCGCGTTTCCCGTGACCCTCATCGTTGACGGCCGCACGCTCCAGGTCATGACCGCATCTGAGTCCGTGGAGGAGTTCCTGGCCGAGCGCCACGGCGGGGTGCGCCTGCGGCCGCGCGACCGCGTTCATCCTCCCATGGACACCCGATTGTGGTCAGGAGCCGTCGTCAGGGTTGTGCGCATCAATACCCTGCTCGTCACCAGGGAGGAGCGCCTTCCGTTCGCGCGTCTCATCAGGCCTGACGCGACGCTGCCACGTGGGATGACCCGCCTGGTGCAGGCGGGCAGGCCCGGCACCCGGATGCTCCGGATCGCGGTTACGACCGCGGACGGTCGCGTGGTGGACCGGCAGGTAATCGGCAATGTGCTGGCCCGGCCCCCGCAGGACCAGATCTCCCAGGTCGGAACCCGCAGGATCATAGCCACCCGAGGGGAGTTTGCCGGGAAAGAGATCGTCCACATGGAAGCCACCGGCTACGCGCCCTGGCACGGCAAGGGCGTTGACGGTACTACCGCGATCGGAATGCGGGCCGGATTCGGTGTCGTAGCCGTGGATCCCAGGGTGATCCCCCTGCGGTCCGAGCTGTTCATCGAAGGATACGGCCGCGCCATCGCCGGGGATACCGGCGGGGCAATCAAGGGCCACAGGATTGACCTGGGCTTCAACACAGCGCGCCAGGCATACCAGTTCGGTCGGCGGCCGGTGCGCGTGTACATCCTCTCGGTGCCGCCCCCACGCAGGAAATAG